The Salminus brasiliensis chromosome 8, fSalBra1.hap2, whole genome shotgun sequence genome has a window encoding:
- the LOC140561310 gene encoding uncharacterized protein isoform X1 produces MASVTQEPEVALAQRLAANERSVRTKALKTLRKYINLRSQKKEGGFTSDDLLKIWKGLFYSLWMQDKPDLQEELSARVSCLIHSFHTIDHQFLYFETFLQTLKREWNGIDRLRMDKYFQLVRFVFRQVFEILKRRNWESSLISHFLAVFTAQLLQSTRHVPDGLMLHILELYMTELAHVGSAELTAEQNLTFIDPFCRTMGETRDHSLLIYISKHIFSTILDHASYAVQDLMKELSHGKEDSDSGQASEEEEISIEKGIPKVEKCDEGSEDELLDMDNVYPEENTSDDFGPVLQFDYGAIADRLFELGSRQRTPNFNRTKMYKLVKTFRDLSGGIFPQDDCGDDTAVKHKDWSLNKSKKKRRNEAQANDKSSAKKCKACEDVQTLSKPDQVEELSSENIKKKKKDDQAPEADAERSTETTRSTLDTPVEAGGILKGKNKREQLAVDTKSQSQFQDYNDLQSELEPGARRKRKSKKFNLQRIVEEAAEKCDAYSEGTDEEHTNINKEVRKCLDPETIEKVDSETQQTTAAPSGWEKSVKKSKKHIKRNINAFTPVKKKQKQDCATVDKVTVIFETSPRVTGWPEGAVSRKKIKAIDEEKPEADNIKIVRIQEESHSSDQTGIASDTIVKQQSDAIPPTMKKKDKRRKVKEMAVHINTLVKVEVKKPEVAIDEPTGKGDAHNAVFGSNHEKWEPKFESERKLEADDAYTTCTPKKKTQKKQKRQLVHLTKDVNEESQSADTTEKLVMKTSKQKQKAKAETPETDYTPLTKGKKKRKMQADEAQTSLINGQTVKEGLEILTSVMPKKKTKKASSESDFASFQGQTKAPMPLFCKVKPKGCPSAPLSSLKTLRTPKSDTKKVTFGLKNNKTAEFRKTDQSLLVSPVGSSRVAFDPQKKPTSSVLKSPMSSPSVSLKKTALKKRATAADFF; encoded by the exons ATGGCATCGGTAACACAGGAGCCAGAGGTAGCCCTCGCTCAAAGGTTAGCCGCGAATGAAAGGTCTGTCAGAACGAAAGCTTTAAAGACATTGAGGAAATACATTAATCTTCGTTCTCAGAAAAAAGAAG gTGGTTTCACGAGTGATGACTTATTGAAAATATGGAAAGGACTTTTCTATTCTTTGTGGATGCAGGATAAGCCAGATTTGCAG GAGGAGCTTTCAGCTAGAGTATCTTGTCTGATCCATAGCTTCCACACAATTGACCACC AGTTTCTTTATTTTGAAACATTTCTTCAGACTCTGAAGAGAGAATGGAATGGCATTGACAGACTTCGTATGGATAAATACTTCCAG CTGGTTCGTTTTGTATTCAGACAAGTCTTTGAGATTCTCAAGAGGAGAAATTGGGAGTCCAG TCTGATCAGTCATTTTTTAGcagtgttcacagcacagctctTGCAAAGCACCAGACATGTTCCAGACGGCTTGATGTTGCACATCCTTGAGCTGTACATGACTGAGTTAGCCCATGTGGGTTCTGCAGAG TTAACAGCTGAGCAGaacttgactttcattgaccCTTTCTGCAGAACAATGGGTGAAACCAGAGA tCACTCATTGTTGATTTATATCTCGAAACACATCTTTTCCACCATATTGGACCATGCCTCCTATGCTGTACAGGATCTGATGAAAGAGTTGAGTCACGGAAAAGAAGACTCCGACTCGGGTCAAGCATCCGAGGAAGAGGAGATAAGTATAGAGAAAG GCATTCCAAAAGTAGAGAAATGTGACGAGGGCAGTGAAGATGAACTTCTTGACATGGATAATGTGTATCCTGAGGAGAATACAAGTGATGACTTTGGTCCTGTTCTCCAA TTTGACTATGGAGCAATAGCAGATCGACTCTTTGAATTGGGCAGTCGCCAGAGGACACCTAACTTCAATCGCACTAAAATGTATAAGCTGGTAAAGAC ATTCCGTGACTTAAGTGGAG GTATCTTCCCTCAGGATGATTGCGGTGATGACACTGCAGTGAAGCATAAGGATTGGTCATTAAATAAGagcaaaaagaagagaagaaatgaggcCCAGGCAAATGATAAGTCTTCTGCCAAGAAGTGTAAAG CTTGTGAAGATGTGCAGACACTGAGTAAACCAGACCAGGTTGAAGAACTATCATCAGAAAAcatcaaaaaaaagaagaaagatgaCCAAGCTCCAGAAGCAGATGCCGAAAGGTCCACAGAAACAACACGGTCTACACTAGATACTCCAGTGGAAGCAGGAGGTATCTTAAAAGGGAAGAATAAGCGGGAACAATTGGCTGTAGATACTAAGAGCCAATCACAATTCCAG GATTACAATGACTTACAAAGTGAATTGGAGCCTGGTGCCAGAAGGAAGAGAAAAAGCAAAAAGTTCAACTTGCAGAGGATTGTAGAAGAAGCAGCTGAGAAATGTGACGCTTATTCAGAGGGCACAGATGAAGAGcacacaaacataaataaagaAGTCAGAAAATGCCTTGATCCTGAGACAATAGAAAAGGTGGACAGTGAAACACAACAAACCACTGCCGCACCTAGTGGTTGGGAAAAAAGCGTGAAGAAGagtaaaaaacacattaaaaggaACATCAATGCTTTCACTCCAgtgaagaagaaacaaaaacaagactGTGCAACAGTTGATAAAGTAACTGTCATATTTGAAACCAGCCCACGTGTTACAGGATGGCCTGAAGGTGCTGTTTCGAGGAAAAAGATAAAGGCTATAGATGAAGAGAAACCTGAGGCAGATAATATAAAAATTGTCAGAATACAAGAGGAAAGCCATTCAAGTGATCAAACGGGTATTGCTTCAGACACCATTGTCAAGCAGCAATCGGATGCCATCCCTCCCACAATGAAGAAAAAGGACAAAAGGcgaaaagtgaaagaaatggCAGTACATATAAATACTCTAGTAAAAGTAGAGGTCAAAAAACCTGAGGTGGCTATTGATGAACCCACAGGTAAAGGCGATGCACACAATGCTGTCTTTGGATCCAACCATGAGAAGTGGGAACCCAAATTTGAATCTGAAAGGAAGTTGGAAGCAGATGATGCTTATACAACATGCACACCCAAAAAGAAAactcaaaagaaacaaaaaaggcAGTTGGTACATCTAACCAAAGATGTGAATGAGGAAAGTCAGTCTGCAGATACCACAGAGAAACTGGTGATGAAGACTAGTAAACAGAAGCAGAAAGCTAAAGCAGAAACCCCAGAAACTGACTATACCCCGCTGACAAAAGgtaaaaagaagaggaagatgcAGGCAGACGAAGCACAAACATCTCTGATAAATGGACAGACAGTAAAGGAG GGTCTTGAGATTCTCACTTCTGTAATGCCCaaaaagaagacgaagaagGCCTCCTCCGAATCTGACTTCGCCTCCTTTCAGGGTCAAACAAAAGCTCCCATGCCACTCTTCTGTAAAGTTAAACCTAAAGGCTGTCCCAGTGCACCTCTGTCAAGTCTAAAG ACATTGCGGACTCCAAAGTCAGACactaaaaaagtcacttttggGCTCAAGAACAACAAAACCGCTG AATTCCGGAAAACAGACCAGAGTTTATTGGTAAGTCCTGTTGGCTCGTCCCGTGTGGCTTTTGacccccaaaaaaaacccacatccaGTGTGCTGAAGTCACCCATGTCATCTCCGTCTGTCAGTCTGAAAAAAACTGCACTAAAGAAGAGAGCAACggctgcagatttcttctga
- the LOC140561310 gene encoding uncharacterized protein isoform X2 — MQDKPDLQEELSARVSCLIHSFHTIDHQFLYFETFLQTLKREWNGIDRLRMDKYFQLVRFVFRQVFEILKRRNWESSLISHFLAVFTAQLLQSTRHVPDGLMLHILELYMTELAHVGSAELTAEQNLTFIDPFCRTMGETRDHSLLIYISKHIFSTILDHASYAVQDLMKELSHGKEDSDSGQASEEEEISIEKGIPKVEKCDEGSEDELLDMDNVYPEENTSDDFGPVLQFDYGAIADRLFELGSRQRTPNFNRTKMYKLVKTFRDLSGGIFPQDDCGDDTAVKHKDWSLNKSKKKRRNEAQANDKSSAKKCKACEDVQTLSKPDQVEELSSENIKKKKKDDQAPEADAERSTETTRSTLDTPVEAGGILKGKNKREQLAVDTKSQSQFQDYNDLQSELEPGARRKRKSKKFNLQRIVEEAAEKCDAYSEGTDEEHTNINKEVRKCLDPETIEKVDSETQQTTAAPSGWEKSVKKSKKHIKRNINAFTPVKKKQKQDCATVDKVTVIFETSPRVTGWPEGAVSRKKIKAIDEEKPEADNIKIVRIQEESHSSDQTGIASDTIVKQQSDAIPPTMKKKDKRRKVKEMAVHINTLVKVEVKKPEVAIDEPTGKGDAHNAVFGSNHEKWEPKFESERKLEADDAYTTCTPKKKTQKKQKRQLVHLTKDVNEESQSADTTEKLVMKTSKQKQKAKAETPETDYTPLTKGKKKRKMQADEAQTSLINGQTVKEGLEILTSVMPKKKTKKASSESDFASFQGQTKAPMPLFCKVKPKGCPSAPLSSLKTLRTPKSDTKKVTFGLKNNKTAEFRKTDQSLLVSPVGSSRVAFDPQKKPTSSVLKSPMSSPSVSLKKTALKKRATAADFF, encoded by the exons ATGCAGGATAAGCCAGATTTGCAG GAGGAGCTTTCAGCTAGAGTATCTTGTCTGATCCATAGCTTCCACACAATTGACCACC AGTTTCTTTATTTTGAAACATTTCTTCAGACTCTGAAGAGAGAATGGAATGGCATTGACAGACTTCGTATGGATAAATACTTCCAG CTGGTTCGTTTTGTATTCAGACAAGTCTTTGAGATTCTCAAGAGGAGAAATTGGGAGTCCAG TCTGATCAGTCATTTTTTAGcagtgttcacagcacagctctTGCAAAGCACCAGACATGTTCCAGACGGCTTGATGTTGCACATCCTTGAGCTGTACATGACTGAGTTAGCCCATGTGGGTTCTGCAGAG TTAACAGCTGAGCAGaacttgactttcattgaccCTTTCTGCAGAACAATGGGTGAAACCAGAGA tCACTCATTGTTGATTTATATCTCGAAACACATCTTTTCCACCATATTGGACCATGCCTCCTATGCTGTACAGGATCTGATGAAAGAGTTGAGTCACGGAAAAGAAGACTCCGACTCGGGTCAAGCATCCGAGGAAGAGGAGATAAGTATAGAGAAAG GCATTCCAAAAGTAGAGAAATGTGACGAGGGCAGTGAAGATGAACTTCTTGACATGGATAATGTGTATCCTGAGGAGAATACAAGTGATGACTTTGGTCCTGTTCTCCAA TTTGACTATGGAGCAATAGCAGATCGACTCTTTGAATTGGGCAGTCGCCAGAGGACACCTAACTTCAATCGCACTAAAATGTATAAGCTGGTAAAGAC ATTCCGTGACTTAAGTGGAG GTATCTTCCCTCAGGATGATTGCGGTGATGACACTGCAGTGAAGCATAAGGATTGGTCATTAAATAAGagcaaaaagaagagaagaaatgaggcCCAGGCAAATGATAAGTCTTCTGCCAAGAAGTGTAAAG CTTGTGAAGATGTGCAGACACTGAGTAAACCAGACCAGGTTGAAGAACTATCATCAGAAAAcatcaaaaaaaagaagaaagatgaCCAAGCTCCAGAAGCAGATGCCGAAAGGTCCACAGAAACAACACGGTCTACACTAGATACTCCAGTGGAAGCAGGAGGTATCTTAAAAGGGAAGAATAAGCGGGAACAATTGGCTGTAGATACTAAGAGCCAATCACAATTCCAG GATTACAATGACTTACAAAGTGAATTGGAGCCTGGTGCCAGAAGGAAGAGAAAAAGCAAAAAGTTCAACTTGCAGAGGATTGTAGAAGAAGCAGCTGAGAAATGTGACGCTTATTCAGAGGGCACAGATGAAGAGcacacaaacataaataaagaAGTCAGAAAATGCCTTGATCCTGAGACAATAGAAAAGGTGGACAGTGAAACACAACAAACCACTGCCGCACCTAGTGGTTGGGAAAAAAGCGTGAAGAAGagtaaaaaacacattaaaaggaACATCAATGCTTTCACTCCAgtgaagaagaaacaaaaacaagactGTGCAACAGTTGATAAAGTAACTGTCATATTTGAAACCAGCCCACGTGTTACAGGATGGCCTGAAGGTGCTGTTTCGAGGAAAAAGATAAAGGCTATAGATGAAGAGAAACCTGAGGCAGATAATATAAAAATTGTCAGAATACAAGAGGAAAGCCATTCAAGTGATCAAACGGGTATTGCTTCAGACACCATTGTCAAGCAGCAATCGGATGCCATCCCTCCCACAATGAAGAAAAAGGACAAAAGGcgaaaagtgaaagaaatggCAGTACATATAAATACTCTAGTAAAAGTAGAGGTCAAAAAACCTGAGGTGGCTATTGATGAACCCACAGGTAAAGGCGATGCACACAATGCTGTCTTTGGATCCAACCATGAGAAGTGGGAACCCAAATTTGAATCTGAAAGGAAGTTGGAAGCAGATGATGCTTATACAACATGCACACCCAAAAAGAAAactcaaaagaaacaaaaaaggcAGTTGGTACATCTAACCAAAGATGTGAATGAGGAAAGTCAGTCTGCAGATACCACAGAGAAACTGGTGATGAAGACTAGTAAACAGAAGCAGAAAGCTAAAGCAGAAACCCCAGAAACTGACTATACCCCGCTGACAAAAGgtaaaaagaagaggaagatgcAGGCAGACGAAGCACAAACATCTCTGATAAATGGACAGACAGTAAAGGAG GGTCTTGAGATTCTCACTTCTGTAATGCCCaaaaagaagacgaagaagGCCTCCTCCGAATCTGACTTCGCCTCCTTTCAGGGTCAAACAAAAGCTCCCATGCCACTCTTCTGTAAAGTTAAACCTAAAGGCTGTCCCAGTGCACCTCTGTCAAGTCTAAAG ACATTGCGGACTCCAAAGTCAGACactaaaaaagtcacttttggGCTCAAGAACAACAAAACCGCTG AATTCCGGAAAACAGACCAGAGTTTATTGGTAAGTCCTGTTGGCTCGTCCCGTGTGGCTTTTGacccccaaaaaaaacccacatccaGTGTGCTGAAGTCACCCATGTCATCTCCGTCTGTCAGTCTGAAAAAAACTGCACTAAAGAAGAGAGCAACggctgcagatttcttctga